The Anaerotignum faecicola nucleotide sequence GGGCTGGCTGGAGATGCGCACTTCCGCCGTCATCGCCGGGATTCTGACGGAGCTGGGGTATGAGGTACTGACCGGCAGTAACGTGTTGGATGGAGAAGCCAGACTGGGCCTTCCTTCGGAGGAGGTGCTGCGGGAACATGCAAA carries:
- a CDS encoding amidohydrolase yields the protein MYDQITAMAKEIFERSVARRRDLHRHPETGWLEMRTSAVIAGILTELGYEVLTGSNVLDGEARLGLPSEEVLREHA